The proteins below are encoded in one region of Thermococcus celericrescens:
- a CDS encoding cytochrome c biogenesis CcdA family protein: MRSEIKGLAIILLASFGVSSLALWALGMVDFIPKFFALAMSDSINPCTFVIYTMLLIALSVREISEKRLYFIGAAFIAAVYISYYLLGVGLLYFAGYLPLWVAGVAAIVFGAYTIATGLMEKSRVGDKSKIRRKIFSSDATAIGAFTLGVIVSTTLLPCSAGSYLVYAIIISKAGEALAFLLLALYNLVFVLPLVVILLAMGSVTESKRFSQAMVRHSRELSVIAGILLIAIGVWVLTGASL; this comes from the coding sequence ATGAGGAGTGAGATAAAGGGACTGGCGATAATCCTTCTGGCATCCTTCGGGGTGAGCTCCCTCGCGCTGTGGGCGCTGGGTATGGTGGACTTTATCCCCAAGTTCTTCGCCTTGGCCATGAGCGACTCGATAAACCCATGCACCTTCGTCATATACACTATGCTTCTCATAGCACTCTCCGTCAGGGAGATATCAGAGAAAAGGCTGTATTTCATAGGCGCGGCTTTCATAGCTGCGGTTTACATATCCTACTACCTCCTCGGAGTCGGCCTGCTCTACTTCGCCGGTTATCTGCCCCTTTGGGTCGCCGGAGTTGCCGCAATAGTTTTCGGTGCCTACACCATAGCCACCGGACTGATGGAGAAGTCCCGCGTCGGGGACAAGAGCAAAATCAGGAGGAAGATATTCAGCAGCGACGCAACGGCCATCGGGGCTTTTACGCTCGGAGTTATAGTCTCCACAACCCTTCTCCCGTGCTCCGCGGGTAGCTACCTCGTCTATGCGATAATAATCTCGAAGGCGGGGGAGGCCCTCGCGTTCCTCCTCCTGGCGCTCTACAACCTCGTCTTCGTGCTTCCGCTGGTTGTCATACTGCTGGCGATGGGAAGCGTTACAGAGAGCAAGCGCTTCTCCCAGGCGATGGTGAGGCACAGCAGGGAGCTCTCGGTCATAGCGGGGATACTGCTGATAGCCATTGGAGTCTGGGTTCTTACGGGTGCTTCACTGTAA
- a CDS encoding RuvB-like helicase — protein MPVIEEVAARSFERIGSHSHIKGLGLDEKGKALFMADGMVGQVKAREAAGIAVELIKRGKLAGKGILLVGPTGSGKTAIAMGIARELGEDVPFVQMAGSEIYSAEVKKTEFLKEALRRAIGVRISEERKVYEGEVREIRINRTRHPFNPYVEIPESVVITLRTKDDEKTIRAGREIAYQLMEMGVEEGDVIQIDAETGRISKIGTTKEEEGLFFKRKVNLPSGPVLKIKEFTYTVTLHDLDVANARGNIFGLLFSTGAEISDDIRQRVDETVKKWIEEGKASLVPGVLFIDEVHMLDIEAFSFLARAMESELAPILILATNRGRTKIRGTDLEAPHGIPIDMLDRLLIINTEPYRKEEIREIVKIRAREEKIEVSEEAIEYLAELGEKTSLRYAVQLLAPASVLAKGGRVEKEHIERAKEYFADLRRSMEFVEKLEGMLQ, from the coding sequence ATGCCAGTGATAGAGGAAGTGGCTGCAAGGAGCTTCGAGAGAATCGGGAGCCACTCCCACATCAAGGGCCTCGGCCTCGACGAGAAGGGGAAGGCCCTTTTCATGGCCGACGGCATGGTCGGGCAGGTTAAGGCTAGGGAAGCGGCGGGAATAGCGGTCGAGCTCATCAAGCGCGGCAAGCTCGCCGGAAAGGGAATCCTCCTCGTCGGTCCGACGGGAAGCGGTAAGACGGCAATAGCTATGGGTATAGCGAGGGAACTCGGTGAGGACGTGCCTTTCGTCCAGATGGCGGGAAGCGAGATTTACTCCGCCGAGGTCAAGAAGACCGAGTTCCTGAAGGAGGCCCTTAGGAGGGCCATAGGAGTGAGGATAAGCGAGGAGAGGAAGGTTTACGAGGGCGAGGTCAGGGAGATAAGGATAAACCGCACCAGGCACCCGTTCAACCCCTACGTCGAGATTCCCGAGAGCGTCGTCATAACCCTCCGCACCAAGGACGATGAGAAGACCATCAGGGCCGGCAGGGAAATAGCCTATCAGCTCATGGAGATGGGCGTTGAAGAGGGCGACGTCATACAGATTGACGCTGAAACTGGCAGGATTTCAAAGATAGGCACCACGAAGGAGGAAGAGGGACTGTTCTTCAAGCGCAAGGTGAACCTCCCCAGCGGACCGGTTCTCAAGATAAAGGAGTTCACTTACACCGTCACGCTCCACGACCTCGACGTTGCCAACGCCCGCGGCAACATCTTCGGCCTGCTCTTCAGTACCGGGGCGGAGATAAGCGACGACATAAGGCAGCGCGTTGATGAGACGGTCAAGAAGTGGATCGAGGAAGGAAAGGCCAGCCTCGTGCCGGGGGTTCTCTTCATAGACGAGGTTCACATGCTCGACATCGAGGCGTTCTCATTCCTCGCGAGGGCGATGGAGAGCGAGCTGGCGCCAATTCTCATCCTGGCCACCAATCGCGGAAGGACGAAGATAAGGGGCACCGACCTCGAGGCCCCGCACGGAATACCCATCGACATGCTCGACAGGCTGCTCATAATCAACACCGAGCCTTACAGGAAGGAGGAGATAAGGGAGATAGTCAAGATTCGTGCGAGGGAGGAGAAGATTGAGGTCAGCGAGGAGGCGATAGAGTACCTCGCGGAGCTCGGCGAGAAGACCAGCCTGCGCTACGCGGTACAGCTCCTCGCGCCCGCGAGCGTTCTGGCAAAGGGTGGAAGGGTGGAGAAGGAGCACATCGAGAGGGCGAAGGAGTACTTTGCGGACCTCAGGCGGAGCATGGAGTTCGTGGAGAAGCTGGAGGGCATGCTTCAGTAA
- a CDS encoding 50S ribosomal protein L37ae produces the protein MGRTTKVGSAGRYGPRYGLKIRRRVAAVEAKMKQKHVCPVCGRKAVRRISTGIWQCQKCGATFAGGAYLPTTPAGKVAKRITASKA, from the coding sequence ATGGGAAGGACTACTAAGGTTGGTTCAGCCGGAAGGTACGGTCCAAGGTACGGTCTCAAGATCAGGAGAAGGGTCGCGGCCGTTGAGGCCAAGATGAAGCAGAAGCACGTCTGCCCTGTCTGCGGAAGGAAGGCCGTCAGGAGGATAAGCACGGGCATATGGCAGTGCCAGAAGTGCGGTGCCACCTTCGCCGGCGGCGCCTACCTGCCGACCACTCCGGCCGGAAAGGTCGCCAAGCGCATAACGGCCTCCAAGGCCTGA
- a CDS encoding thioredoxin family protein, whose protein sequence is MDELEMIRRKKMLELMKKAGMIEVTPKKKVVIEVITSPGCPYCPIAWAMAQELERKYEGVIARELSVATPEGQRKAMEHNIMGTPTILIDNRVEFIGVPNFAEFERRVREKLGLQ, encoded by the coding sequence ATGGACGAGCTTGAGATGATAAGGAGAAAGAAGATGCTCGAACTCATGAAGAAGGCGGGAATGATAGAGGTCACGCCGAAGAAAAAGGTGGTCATCGAGGTCATAACGTCACCCGGCTGCCCCTACTGCCCGATAGCCTGGGCAATGGCTCAGGAGCTTGAGAGGAAATACGAGGGTGTTATAGCGAGAGAACTCAGCGTGGCCACCCCTGAAGGCCAGAGGAAGGCCATGGAGCACAACATAATGGGAACCCCCACCATACTCATAGACAACAGAGTGGAGTTCATAGGGGTTCCGAACTTTGCGGAATTTGAGAGAAGGGTGAGGGAAAAGCTCGGTTTACAGTGA
- a CDS encoding YbhB/YbcL family Raf kinase inhibitor-like protein — MDLEVGSIFHDGGTIPVEFTCDGNDVNPPIFIGHVDPNAKSLVIIMDDPDAPGGTFTHWIAWNIPPLGEIPKGVPPRGVVDAPVRMVQGKNDFGRIGYGGPCPPRGHGVHYYHFKVYALDTVLELDPGASRKELERAMSGHIIQMGELVGFYERR; from the coding sequence ATGGATCTTGAGGTTGGTTCCATATTTCACGATGGGGGCACCATACCCGTCGAGTTCACCTGTGATGGGAACGACGTGAACCCGCCAATATTTATCGGGCACGTGGACCCCAATGCTAAAAGCCTCGTCATCATAATGGACGACCCCGATGCCCCCGGTGGGACCTTCACCCACTGGATAGCGTGGAACATTCCACCCCTCGGGGAAATACCAAAGGGAGTTCCGCCGCGGGGGGTTGTGGACGCTCCCGTCAGGATGGTTCAGGGGAAGAACGACTTCGGGAGAATCGGGTACGGGGGCCCCTGTCCGCCGAGGGGGCATGGGGTGCACTATTACCACTTCAAGGTCTATGCGCTTGACACGGTTCTGGAACTCGACCCTGGGGCAAGCAGAAAAGAACTGGAAAGGGCCATGAGCGGCCACATCATTCAGATGGGTGAGCTTGTGGGGTTCTACGAGAGACGCTGA
- a CDS encoding 7-carboxy-7-deazaguanine synthase QueE, protein MKPVMAEVFNSWQGEGGSVPGSAFGRRQIFVRFAGCDLHCQWCDSREYIDASKVSRWRYEIEPFTGKFEYKPNPASVEDVVDAILRLDTGDIHSVSYTGGEPTLQIKPLKALMGKMKELGFDNFLETHGGLPELVREVADLTDYASVDIKDETARATEGWRALVLREVESIRILKEAGARVYAKLVVTSGTKIENVRWYAELLKGLAPLVIQPREPIEISQERLMELYREVALIMGRRDVGLSFQVHKYLHVL, encoded by the coding sequence ATGAAGCCCGTAATGGCCGAAGTCTTCAACAGCTGGCAGGGCGAGGGAGGAAGTGTTCCCGGAAGTGCCTTTGGTAGGAGACAAATCTTTGTTCGTTTCGCCGGTTGCGACCTTCATTGCCAGTGGTGTGACTCCCGAGAGTACATAGACGCCTCCAAAGTTTCGCGCTGGAGGTACGAGATTGAACCCTTCACCGGAAAGTTTGAGTATAAGCCAAATCCCGCGAGCGTTGAAGATGTTGTCGATGCCATTCTCAGGCTTGATACTGGAGACATCCACTCGGTGAGCTACACTGGTGGGGAACCAACCCTTCAAATCAAGCCTCTCAAAGCTCTCATGGGGAAGATGAAGGAACTCGGCTTCGACAACTTCCTTGAGACCCACGGCGGCCTTCCGGAGCTGGTTAGGGAGGTTGCCGACCTCACAGATTACGCGAGCGTTGACATAAAGGACGAGACGGCTAGGGCCACGGAGGGCTGGAGGGCTCTGGTTCTCCGCGAGGTCGAGAGCATAAGGATTCTGAAGGAAGCCGGGGCCAGGGTTTACGCCAAACTCGTCGTTACGTCGGGGACGAAAATCGAGAACGTCCGCTGGTACGCTGAACTGTTGAAGGGTTTGGCTCCACTCGTAATCCAGCCGAGGGAGCCGATCGAGATAAGTCAGGAGAGGCTCATGGAGCTCTATCGCGAGGTGGCTCTGATCATGGGCCGGAGGGACGTCGGCCTGAGCTTCCAGGTTCATAAGTACCTCCACGTGCTTTGA
- a CDS encoding DUF3194 domain-containing protein — MDEGSSGKRVIHIGLPELSEEELIEVGELAQETIIKHVFDVLNRSDVKDIEVTMRINREDTLDLEVEVYLEVPIFVKVDVEELIDEAVEEAYETVERKLREIAGKG; from the coding sequence ATGGACGAGGGAAGCAGTGGAAAGAGGGTCATCCACATTGGACTTCCGGAACTGAGCGAGGAGGAACTTATAGAGGTCGGCGAGCTCGCCCAGGAGACGATAATAAAGCACGTCTTCGATGTTCTCAACAGAAGCGACGTCAAGGACATCGAGGTGACGATGAGAATAAACAGGGAAGATACCCTCGACCTCGAAGTCGAGGTCTACCTCGAGGTCCCGATATTCGTGAAGGTAGATGTTGAGGAGCTAATAGACGAGGCCGTGGAGGAGGCCTATGAAACCGTTGAGAGAAAGCTGAGGGAGATCGCGGGAAAGGGTTAA
- a CDS encoding DHH family phosphoesterase → MKGKIKLKRFLERSKEKSFILLCHHNADPDSLGSAIAFAIYLKSIGIEKVRIGVAQSVSSYAKRLLTLSPVPVEKDPLVEEDVVMIFDTSSIEQLEPIEIPMGKAVIVIDHHVEKENPIRADIAVVDSSRTSTAEIVWELFKYLGFYDETAVRALLAGIVTDTANFRFANARTFRAVSEMLERFPLQLGEIFQMVAPVSDENIDQAKRMAMLKACQRLEIKKFRKYIIAVSRVSAYESLACKTFLNLGADIAVVGSEKKGVRISARAKESLVKKGLHLGKIMEKVGPTIDGSGGGHAGAAGANGRKNLDEAIKLILKEIERFLREVD, encoded by the coding sequence ATGAAGGGTAAAATCAAGCTCAAACGCTTCCTTGAGCGCTCAAAGGAAAAATCCTTCATTCTCCTCTGCCACCACAACGCCGACCCCGATTCCCTCGGCTCGGCGATAGCGTTCGCCATCTATCTCAAATCAATAGGGATTGAAAAGGTGAGGATAGGCGTCGCCCAGAGCGTTTCTTCCTACGCGAAGAGACTTTTGACGCTCTCTCCGGTCCCCGTTGAGAAGGACCCCCTCGTCGAAGAAGATGTGGTCATGATTTTTGACACATCCTCCATAGAGCAGCTTGAGCCGATCGAGATCCCAATGGGAAAGGCGGTCATCGTGATAGACCACCACGTCGAGAAGGAGAACCCGATAAGGGCGGACATTGCAGTGGTCGATTCCTCCAGGACTTCTACGGCGGAGATCGTGTGGGAGCTGTTCAAATACCTCGGCTTCTACGACGAGACCGCCGTCAGGGCCCTCCTGGCGGGAATAGTCACGGACACCGCCAACTTCCGCTTCGCCAACGCAAGGACTTTCAGGGCAGTCTCCGAGATGCTAGAGCGCTTCCCGCTTCAACTCGGGGAGATATTCCAGATGGTTGCCCCCGTAAGCGACGAGAACATCGACCAGGCGAAGAGGATGGCGATGCTCAAGGCCTGCCAGAGGCTCGAAATCAAAAAGTTCAGGAAGTACATCATAGCGGTCTCCAGGGTTTCCGCCTACGAGTCCCTCGCCTGCAAGACGTTCCTGAACCTCGGCGCGGACATAGCCGTTGTGGGAAGCGAGAAAAAGGGAGTGAGGATTTCAGCGAGAGCAAAGGAGAGCCTCGTGAAGAAGGGCCTGCACCTCGGAAAGATAATGGAGAAGGTCGGGCCGACCATAGACGGCTCGGGCGGCGGCCATGCCGGCGCCGCCGGGGCGAACGGAAGGAAGAACCTCGACGAGGCTATAAAGCTGATCCTGAAGGAGATTGAGAGGTTTTTGAGGGAGGTTGATTGA
- a CDS encoding DUF2284 domain-containing protein: protein MKVLWEREIPADEIVVSPRPVWKCRSCPMYGRRPSCPPHVPDWREAREWVRHFKRALIVKFEIDMERFEEEKREALLYLLKREGEFFKKGKMYAMALFPGSCNLCDDCPFERGEPCRMPTKVRPSIDAVGIEIGKLVEINFSESVLYGMMLIE from the coding sequence ATGAAGGTGCTGTGGGAGAGGGAAATCCCGGCGGATGAGATAGTCGTCTCGCCCCGGCCAGTCTGGAAGTGTCGCTCTTGCCCGATGTACGGCAGAAGACCGAGCTGCCCGCCCCACGTTCCGGACTGGAGGGAAGCGAGGGAGTGGGTGCGGCACTTCAAGAGGGCCCTGATAGTGAAGTTTGAGATAGACATGGAGCGCTTTGAGGAGGAAAAGAGGGAGGCCCTGCTGTACCTCCTGAAAAGGGAGGGAGAGTTCTTCAAAAAGGGGAAGATGTACGCAATGGCGCTATTTCCCGGCTCGTGCAACCTCTGCGACGACTGTCCCTTCGAGAGGGGCGAGCCGTGCAGGATGCCGACCAAGGTCAGACCGAGCATAGACGCAGTGGGCATCGAGATTGGGAAACTCGTGGAAATCAACTTCTCCGAAAGCGTTTTGTACGGGATGATGCTAATTGAATAA
- a CDS encoding prefoldin subunit beta, with protein sequence MQNIPPQVQAMLGQLESYQQQLQLVIQQKQKVQLELTEAKKALEELEKVENGTTIYKTVGTLIVKTDKVKAVEELKEKVETLEVRLSALERQEKKLNEKLKELTAQIQSALRPPTAG encoded by the coding sequence ATGCAGAACATTCCGCCCCAGGTTCAGGCCATGCTCGGCCAGCTTGAGAGCTACCAGCAGCAGCTCCAGCTCGTTATCCAGCAGAAGCAAAAGGTTCAGCTCGAGCTCACCGAGGCAAAGAAAGCTTTAGAAGAGCTTGAGAAGGTCGAGAACGGGACCACCATCTACAAGACCGTCGGAACCCTCATCGTCAAGACCGACAAGGTCAAGGCCGTCGAGGAGCTGAAGGAGAAGGTCGAGACCCTTGAGGTTCGCCTCAGTGCCCTTGAGAGGCAGGAGAAGAAGCTCAACGAGAAACTCAAGGAGCTCACTGCCCAGATCCAGAGCGCACTCAGGCCGCCCACGGCCGGCTGA
- a CDS encoding WD40 repeat domain-containing protein codes for MRKLAIVIIIILCSIISAGFYWHHVQQQPFLEAYGVRALSLFPDGRVVVVSKVPGTHEGFLSVYSPNGTQLWNLTFGEDGTYWDSVIHARVSPDGRYLGVMTVKRFMLYREDGTLLWEKRNPLSDELWSAVPQWASIDFSEDSRYVAFGLTDEKSVFQVFSIDGNPILDGTAEGVVRIKVSTGGVYLLTDSLFSVGEIGSKVLYYGFDGSNWSVEIPLGSPRSLDVLETSGGAYLAYADCGRGLSLIKNGTVVWSRDNGTCYWDVAFWDGNIYAGYDRGIAVYSLNGTLLDELGKGLSTPWTFLRGSEDLMALRVDLVTEKEETQVYLIRDGKLNGIWKIQGRYVGDHISHAFADYRSGKLLVGVYGEEGKPGRIYLVQVGK; via the coding sequence ATGCGGAAACTCGCCATCGTCATTATTATTATCCTGTGCTCTATAATATCCGCTGGGTTCTACTGGCATCATGTCCAGCAACAGCCTTTTCTGGAAGCCTACGGGGTCCGAGCACTCTCATTGTTCCCGGACGGAAGGGTCGTAGTGGTTTCCAAGGTGCCAGGCACTCATGAGGGCTTTCTCTCGGTGTACTCCCCAAACGGGACTCAGCTGTGGAACCTGACTTTTGGAGAGGATGGTACCTACTGGGACAGCGTAATCCACGCCCGAGTTTCTCCCGACGGCCGGTACCTCGGGGTCATGACAGTGAAGAGGTTTATGCTCTACAGAGAGGACGGGACGTTGCTCTGGGAGAAGAGAAACCCCCTGTCGGACGAGTTATGGTCAGCGGTGCCTCAGTGGGCATCCATTGATTTCTCAGAAGATTCCCGGTACGTGGCATTTGGACTTACCGACGAAAAAAGCGTTTTTCAGGTTTTCTCCATTGATGGGAACCCCATACTCGACGGGACTGCAGAGGGTGTAGTGCGGATAAAAGTCTCCACGGGAGGAGTATACCTGTTAACGGACTCCCTGTTCTCAGTCGGGGAAATAGGCTCAAAAGTACTCTACTACGGCTTTGATGGGAGCAACTGGAGTGTGGAGATTCCATTGGGGTCTCCCAGGAGTCTTGACGTCCTTGAAACCTCCGGCGGGGCATATCTGGCATATGCCGATTGTGGAAGGGGGTTAAGCTTGATCAAGAACGGAACCGTTGTCTGGAGCAGAGACAACGGCACCTGTTACTGGGACGTTGCCTTCTGGGACGGCAACATATACGCAGGTTATGATAGGGGGATCGCCGTTTACTCCCTCAACGGAACCCTTCTTGATGAGCTGGGGAAGGGACTAAGTACTCCCTGGACATTCCTCCGCGGAAGCGAGGATTTGATGGCTCTTAGAGTCGATCTTGTAACTGAAAAAGAAGAGACGCAGGTCTACCTCATCCGTGATGGCAAGCTGAACGGCATCTGGAAAATTCAGGGGAGATATGTGGGGGATCACATCTCCCACGCGTTTGCAGACTACAGAAGCGGGAAGCTACTGGTCGGGGTGTATGGAGAGGAAGGAAAACCCGGCAGAATATACCTAGTCCAAGTTGGAAAGTGA
- a CDS encoding DNA-directed RNA polymerase subunit P, with amino-acid sequence MVMAVYRCAKCGREVELDLENTREVRCPYCGSKILYKPRPRVARRVKAI; translated from the coding sequence ATGGTGATGGCCGTTTACCGCTGTGCAAAATGCGGAAGGGAGGTCGAACTCGACCTCGAGAACACAAGGGAAGTTCGCTGCCCCTACTGCGGCAGCAAGATACTCTACAAGCCCAGGCCCCGCGTGGCCAGGCGCGTCAAGGCGATCTGA
- the pcc1 gene encoding KEOPS complex subunit Pcc1 encodes MGLQGSGVAEEKEWPIEGVIELSFPDEETARIVYESVLYEHESVPYRRSRIEFLREGNRVIIRFLARDNSALRGTLNSYLRWIKVAMDSLEV; translated from the coding sequence ATGGGACTACAAGGAAGCGGCGTGGCTGAAGAAAAGGAATGGCCAATCGAGGGAGTGATAGAACTCTCCTTTCCCGATGAGGAGACTGCGAGAATAGTTTACGAGAGCGTTCTGTACGAGCACGAGAGCGTACCATATCGGAGGAGCAGGATAGAGTTCCTCCGCGAGGGGAACAGGGTGATAATCAGGTTCCTCGCCCGGGACAACTCCGCCCTGAGGGGAACGCTGAACTCTTATCTGAGATGGATTAAGGTTGCCATGGACTCTCTTGAGGTTTAG
- a CDS encoding CGP-CTERM sorting domain-containing protein: MRKLVLIIIGMLLISTVSYAVAEGQVNPDKLDFYMYGAKTCPHCRKMKEEIPRVYGNDSFTYYELVDNTENQALFGEQYRYTGISGVPAIGIAYEGELRAIVEGEFNVSAAPKIVEAAIENDGLILVMGGKAYIIKNETIIQKLQVIYVEHRNPDETVTTTTTPTNNTTTSSSDNGICGPGIVVAFAVIPLVLLKRRR, translated from the coding sequence ATGAGAAAGCTGGTTTTGATTATCATTGGGATGCTGTTAATCTCGACGGTTTCATACGCCGTTGCAGAGGGCCAGGTGAACCCGGACAAGCTCGACTTCTACATGTACGGTGCAAAGACCTGTCCCCACTGCCGCAAAATGAAGGAGGAGATACCGAGGGTCTACGGAAACGACAGCTTCACGTACTATGAACTGGTGGACAATACCGAAAACCAGGCACTGTTCGGGGAGCAGTACCGGTACACTGGCATATCCGGAGTGCCCGCTATAGGTATAGCCTATGAAGGGGAACTCAGGGCGATAGTCGAGGGGGAATTCAACGTTTCCGCGGCACCGAAGATAGTGGAGGCCGCCATTGAGAACGACGGCCTCATCCTGGTTATGGGGGGCAAGGCGTACATAATAAAAAACGAAACCATCATCCAGAAACTTCAGGTTATCTACGTTGAGCACAGGAACCCAGATGAGACAGTAACGACGACCACAACGCCAACGAATAATACCACCACGAGTTCATCTGATAACGGGATATGTGGTCCGGGAATAGTGGTTGCCTTTGCCGTCATTCCCCTGGTCCTCCTTAAACGGAGGCGCTGA
- a CDS encoding PIN domain-containing protein, whose translation MRETSEVIEKPELQILLNVLGDIRVSYPLYGLPLLRAKPVETGYRVELTVNRREFNEHVPEYLSHELPTWTDFYECFLSAGIVRYANIDEFIQNLELYERLKKGVAFAPDTNLFYHRFISGFRPLEGHQIVVAEGVKKEIENAMNYKYRHRELEEIRREVRNGSLLREFSNRRTKRSRKAAYIALKEFERLKDRIIIAESVKEPAHNNDETIIKSLKHYDNMTPTLLVFLTADIAITDVAEMEGLEYFLFKYPRQEIGRHDVRAYQLRTLLFNLAAVFGVIEVNGITVFGEFGGKGGLNELKLVFPTENRAYHEFEFHLKLSRKLMRIMRG comes from the coding sequence GTGAGGGAGACTAGCGAGGTTATAGAGAAGCCGGAGCTCCAGATACTCCTCAACGTCCTGGGAGACATCAGGGTGAGCTATCCGCTCTACGGGCTGCCTTTACTGAGGGCAAAGCCGGTGGAAACCGGCTACCGCGTTGAGCTCACGGTGAACAGGCGGGAGTTCAACGAGCACGTTCCGGAGTACCTCTCCCACGAACTCCCCACCTGGACAGACTTCTACGAGTGCTTCCTCTCCGCGGGCATCGTGAGGTACGCGAACATCGATGAGTTTATCCAGAATCTCGAACTCTACGAGAGGCTCAAGAAGGGTGTAGCCTTCGCCCCGGATACCAACCTCTTCTACCACCGCTTCATCTCGGGTTTCAGACCCCTCGAGGGGCACCAGATAGTCGTGGCGGAGGGCGTGAAGAAGGAGATAGAGAACGCCATGAACTACAAGTACCGGCACAGGGAGCTGGAGGAGATTAGGCGCGAGGTGAGAAACGGAAGCCTCCTCAGAGAGTTCAGCAACAGGAGGACGAAGAGAAGCAGAAAAGCCGCTTACATAGCCCTCAAGGAGTTCGAAAGGCTGAAGGACAGGATAATCATAGCCGAGAGCGTCAAAGAACCGGCCCACAACAACGACGAGACAATAATCAAGTCCCTAAAGCACTACGACAACATGACGCCCACGCTTCTCGTCTTCCTCACTGCTGACATAGCGATAACCGACGTGGCTGAGATGGAAGGCCTGGAGTACTTCCTCTTCAAGTACCCGCGCCAGGAGATTGGACGGCACGACGTTAGGGCCTACCAGCTCAGGACGCTCCTCTTCAACCTCGCGGCCGTCTTCGGCGTCATAGAGGTGAACGGGATAACCGTGTTCGGCGAGTTCGGCGGTAAGGGCGGGCTGAACGAGCTCAAACTGGTCTTTCCAACCGAGAACAGAGCCTATCACGAGTTCGAGTTCCACCTGAAGCTCAGCAGGAAGCTGATGAGGATAATGAGGGGATAA
- a CDS encoding nucleotidyltransferase domain-containing protein, translating into MEYREIARRFAHDVKRLLGESVKDMILFGSVARGDYQPDSDIDILVIVDGDPWDAQKRISDVVVEYLLKYGVYISAKAISIDEFEFMRRIETAFYTNIKREGISLG; encoded by the coding sequence ATGGAGTACAGAGAGATCGCGAGAAGGTTTGCTCATGATGTCAAAAGGCTCCTCGGAGAGTCCGTCAAGGACATGATACTCTTCGGTTCCGTCGCCAGGGGAGATTATCAACCTGACAGCGACATTGACATTCTAGTGATCGTGGATGGGGATCCCTGGGATGCCCAGAAGAGGATCTCAGACGTAGTTGTCGAGTACCTGCTCAAGTATGGAGTCTACATCTCGGCTAAGGCGATAAGCATTGACGAGTTCGAGTTCATGCGGAGAATCGAAACTGCATTTTACACAAACATCAAGCGGGAGGGAATATCACTTGGGTGA
- a CDS encoding HEPN domain-containing protein translates to MGEREIELLLGNAHESLNAAEILLENGFYRDAMSRAYYAMFYAASALLRAKGIITKSHRGVIAKFGLEFVNEGTIEAYYAKALSLAETLRERADYDATFRPNKDEAEELVEDARRFVGRIEKALEEMK, encoded by the coding sequence TTGGGTGAAAGGGAGATAGAACTCCTTCTCGGCAACGCCCACGAGTCTCTAAACGCGGCCGAAATTTTACTTGAGAACGGCTTTTACCGAGATGCCATGAGCAGGGCATATTATGCCATGTTCTACGCGGCGAGTGCACTCCTAAGGGCTAAAGGCATCATAACAAAGAGCCACCGGGGAGTTATCGCAAAATTTGGGCTTGAATTCGTTAATGAGGGCACTATAGAGGCGTACTATGCCAAAGCACTCAGCCTCGCGGAAACTCTAAGGGAGCGCGCGGACTATGACGCCACTTTCAGGCCCAATAAAGACGAGGCTGAGGAACTTGTAGAAGACGCCAGGAGATTCGTAGGGAGGATAGAGAAGGCACTGGAGGAAATGAAATGA